GTTTTCTGTCATTTGGTATGATCCCTACAGATTCCAGTCCAAGGTTATCAACATTCCCAAGTCTCCCACGTGAAATTAGGACTTGGTTGACTCTCACCACCTCACCTTTGTTTGTTGTAAGCTCAAATCCTTCTTCATCGGAAATTTTTTTATAATTGGTGATCGATGAATCGACATGGATTTGGATACCTGCATTTTGCATGATCCGAGTCATTTCATTGGATATATCTTCATCTAAAAAACCCAAGATTCGATTTTGTGAATCAAATAGGTGGACTTTGACTCCAATATGAGCAAAAATTGTAGCATACTCGGAACCAATGATACCTGCACCAATCACAGCTAATGTGCTTGGCATCTTTTTCATCGCAAACAAACCATCGCTATCGTAAACTAATCCTTCTTCAAATGGAATGTTTTCATTCGACGGTCTTCTTGGGCTACTGCCAGTTGCGATGAGAATGTTTTCCGTTTCGTAAACTTTTTTCCTACCTGCCGAGTCCGTTACTTCGACTTGGTTTGGATCTACAATTTTCCCCCAACCCGTGAGAGTTGTGACTCGGTTTTGGATCATTTGTTCCCTGGTCACATCTTCTTCTTTTTCGATGACAGTTGAGGCACGAAACATTAACTCTTGGAGGGTGAGTTGTGTTGTTTGAGGGGATTGTAATCCGTGTAGATTGGAAAGTTTTAAGTTCCTGTAAAACCGGCTAGTTTCCTGGAGAGATTTGGAGGGAATTGTCCCCCAATGGACACAACCACCACCTAAATAAGGATCTTTTTCAATGATAGCAGCCTTTTTGCCGAGTTTACTTGCTTGGATAGCAGCTTTTTGAGCGGCAGGACCGCCCCCGATAGCGATTAAATCAAATCGATTGATAGACATTGGATAAAAGAACGCTACCGAGAAAGTGAAAAATAGCAAGCAAAAATGCTGATTGAATCGATTCGGGTAGGATTCATTTGTTTCCTTCACCTAACAAACTTAGAGTCGAAAGACAAAAAATCTTGCAATTGCATTTTGCCTTTTTATTATTATGAAGAGCCTATGGAATTTTTAAAAATGATTCAGTCGGGATTGTTATCCCTTTGGAAGATCCTATCGGAAGGGATTCGTGCAAAACTTGCTTGGTTTACTGGAACTCTGATAGCCTTAACCATTTTACTTTTGTCCATCATCACCGTCCGCCAACAAACAGCGATCCTTTCCGAAAGTTATGAGAAACAAGCCGCTGTTTCAAAGAACTTTATCGCAGGACTTGTGATGGAGATTGAATCTATCTCTCAAAATTTAATCCGCATTGAAGAGTTCAAATCGCGGATTGAAAAACAGCAGGAAGAATTAAAAAAATACCAAACAGCAAAACTTGTTACCAAGAAAAAAACGGTTTCCGTTTTTGGATTCAAAACCAATTTATTTGGTTCCCTAGGTTCATCCAAAGTTCTTAAGAAATTTGATACATTCTTTTCGGTCTACTTAACCAAAGATGATGTAACAATGTTAGAAAGAGAAATTCGACAACAACTAAGAGAAGCATCCAATCGTAATATCAGCGAACGAGATTGGAATACATTAGTCAATCTTGCAGCAGCGTATGTAAAAAATGAAGAAAAGTATTTAGATATCATCAAACAACCTACTCCCGAGGAAAATGAAGCAAAATCAAAATGGGAACTCGATATCAAAAACATTAAGAAGGAAATTCGAAATCATAAATCCAAACTGGATCTGTTCATTGCAAAGTTTTATGCGGACTCCAAAAAGAGAAAATTAGAAGAATTAGGTCTCGATACAAAATTATTCCGAATCCAAACATTCCCTATTTCAGCAATGATCCAAGGGGAAACTTCTATTGCCTCATTTGACACTCAGATTATTGATAATACATCTCCATTAGCAAAAATAGATCATTTTGACCAAATGGAAAGTAGTTTGGTCGATTCTTTCCAAAAACTTTCTGATGATATCACATCGGTTGAAGAAAACGAAAAACAGTATGTTTATGAGTGGAGAGATAGAGAAATCCAAGCACTGCATTCTCCCCTATTCCGCCATCAAAACTCTACCAAACGTGCCTTTAACCTAATTGGCATCAAATCAAAATTAGGTGACTATCGAGAGGTGATCAAAGAAGATTACCGAATCACCAATGAACTTTCCCAACTCATCCCAAAATTAAGAGAAAGAATTCAATACTTAAAAAATGCAAAGCCACCTATTCCACCTGCTAAAGACAAATTATTTACAAGTTATTATAAATCGTACAATGAACTGGTAACTGGTAGAGAAAAAATATATGACGAAGTTTCATTGCGGTATCCAATTCCCAATGAATTAGAGGAAAAAATCGAGTCCCTTCGAAGTTTACGTGATGTAACCTTAGAAGATTGGGTACTCTTAAAGTTTAAAACGGATCCTTTAGAGTATGAAAAATACTACCAAGACCCAGAAGCGAGAGAGGAACAACGCAATCGTTGGAAAGCCATTCGGAAATGGATCATCACTGCAGAACAAGAAACGCCCACAAAAGAATTAAAGAAACTCTTCCCGGATGGAAGTTTTGGCCATTCCAGAAGTGAATCTGAAGAAATTATGTGGAAGTTAGATGGAACACATTTATTAGAAGCTGAGAATGTTCCGTTGATGGTCTTACGTGATAATTTTTCGGGACTTATTCGAACGTTAGTGGACCGAACAGATGGTATCCGTGCCATCAAAGACAATCGAAACCAAATTGTATTCACTGCGATCACAATTTGTATGGTCGCGATTTTATTTGCGATTTTTATCTCTGGTGTTGTTGTACAAAAGATACGTAAAATCATACGAAGTGCAGAAGATGTAGGCCAAGGGAATTTACATGTACATTTTGATGATGGTGGGAATGACGAATTTGGAAATCTTACCGTTGCTTTAAACCAAATGGTTTCAGGGCTCAAAGAAAGAGAAAAAATGCGAGGGGTTTTAGGAAGTATGGTGGACCCTGTTGTTGTGGGAGAAGCATTAAAAGATTTGGAAAAATTAAAACAAGGAAGTGAAAAAGTGATCACAGCTTTTTTCTCTGACATTGCAGGTTTTAGTACCATTTCTGAAAAACTAAATTCAAAGGAACTTGCTGACCTACTCAATGAATACCTTTCAGCAATGACTCTGATTCTAAAACAACATGATGGAGTTTTGGATAAGTACATTGGGGATGCCATCGTTGGAATTTTTAATGCACCACTTGATGTTGAAAACCACTGTTTAAAAGCAGTATCTGCTAGTGTGGAAATGAGAGACAAATTAGAAGGTCTCAAAAAGGAATGGATCCAAAATAACGCTTATATTCCAGAAGCTCATGATATGAAATTCCGAATTGGACTTAACATGGGTTATGCGAAAGTGGGTTTTATGGGGACCGATGCTCTCGCTTCCTATACCATGATGGGAGACACAGTCAACCTAGCAGCAAGGCTTGAAGCCGCTGGTAAGGATTATGGGGTCTGTATCCTCGTTTCAGAATTTGTACATGATGAAATCAAAGATCATTTTTTCACCCGAAAACTAGATACAGTGCGTGTGAAAGGAAAATCAAAACCGGTCACTCTGTATGAAGTGAGATGCAAAAAGGGAGAAGAGACAGAAGAAGACAAAAAATTCGTGAATGCCTACGAAACAGCTCTATTCTCTTATTTTAATCGTAAATTTCCGGAAGCAAAACGGCAGTTTGAGACTTTATATCAGTCTTCTCAGGATGAAGCATGTAAACTTCTCTTGGAACGATGCCAATACTATATCGAAACACCTCCGGAATTGGATTGGGACGGTTCGTTTACAAGGACTAAAAAGTAGAAAACACCTAGAATTTTCTGCTAAAATAGACAAAGCGTCCAATAAATTGTATATTTTTCTTGCTTTTGCAGGTGCAGTTTCAATATTGGGAAGTATCTGACCCATATAGGAGAAACACGAGATGGCACTAAGACTCGGCGATGAAGCACCCAATTTCCAAGCGGAAACTTCGGAAGGTAAAATTGACTTCCATGAATATTTAGGACAAAGTTGGGGGATTTTATTTTCTCATCCAAAAGACTACACTCCAGTTTGTACAACTGAGTTAGGTTATGTGGCGAAAATCAAACCTGAGTTTGAAAAAAGAAATGTGAAAGTAATTGCACTTTCCGTTGACCCTGTGGACAGCCATAAAGGTTGGATTTCTGATATCAACGAAACACAAAATACAAAAGTAAATTACCCAATCATTGCAGATGCTGATAAAAAAGTTTCTAATTTATATGATATGATCCACCCAAATGCTAGTGAGACAACTACCGTTCGATCTGTGTTTGTTGTAGGACCAGATAAAAAAGTAAAACTCACTCTTACATACCCAGCTTCCACTGGAAGAAATTTTGATGAGTTACTTCGGGTTATTGATTCTTTACAACTCACTTCTCAATTCAGTGTGGCAACTCCTGCAAACTGGAAAGACGGAGAGGATACAATCATCGTTCCATCAGTGTCCGATGAGGATGCAAAGAAAAAATTCCCAAAAGGGTTTCGCACAATCAAACCTTATTTACGTTACACACCACAACCGAATAAATAGTGGAAAAGTGGCGGGGCAAAACCCCGCCTTTGTGGTACATGATTTATGCACATTCATTTAAAACGTATTGAATCCCCCTTTGTT
The Leptospira levettii genome window above contains:
- the sthA gene encoding Si-specific NAD(P)(+) transhydrogenase, with translation MSINRFDLIAIGGGPAAQKAAIQASKLGKKAAIIEKDPYLGGGCVHWGTIPSKSLQETSRFYRNLKLSNLHGLQSPQTTQLTLQELMFRASTVIEKEEDVTREQMIQNRVTTLTGWGKIVDPNQVEVTDSAGRKKVYETENILIATGSSPRRPSNENIPFEEGLVYDSDGLFAMKKMPSTLAVIGAGIIGSEYATIFAHIGVKVHLFDSQNRILGFLDEDISNEMTRIMQNAGIQIHVDSSITNYKKISDEEGFELTTNKGEVVRVNQVLISRGRLGNVDNLGLESVGIIPNDRKQIQVNENYQTNVPSIYACGDVIGFPSLASVSMYQGAYVAKHMFGHPSVPVDAEEFPIGIYTLPEIATIGPTEEALKKRGVSYGVGLAKFDTITRAQISGDQVGLLKILFDKHSRRVLGVHIISDKATELIALGQCVVNLKAPIEYFTEHIFNYPTMIGAYKNAANDALLREK
- a CDS encoding adenylate/guanylate cyclase domain-containing protein; this encodes MIQSGLLSLWKILSEGIRAKLAWFTGTLIALTILLLSIITVRQQTAILSESYEKQAAVSKNFIAGLVMEIESISQNLIRIEEFKSRIEKQQEELKKYQTAKLVTKKKTVSVFGFKTNLFGSLGSSKVLKKFDTFFSVYLTKDDVTMLEREIRQQLREASNRNISERDWNTLVNLAAAYVKNEEKYLDIIKQPTPEENEAKSKWELDIKNIKKEIRNHKSKLDLFIAKFYADSKKRKLEELGLDTKLFRIQTFPISAMIQGETSIASFDTQIIDNTSPLAKIDHFDQMESSLVDSFQKLSDDITSVEENEKQYVYEWRDREIQALHSPLFRHQNSTKRAFNLIGIKSKLGDYREVIKEDYRITNELSQLIPKLRERIQYLKNAKPPIPPAKDKLFTSYYKSYNELVTGREKIYDEVSLRYPIPNELEEKIESLRSLRDVTLEDWVLLKFKTDPLEYEKYYQDPEAREEQRNRWKAIRKWIITAEQETPTKELKKLFPDGSFGHSRSESEEIMWKLDGTHLLEAENVPLMVLRDNFSGLIRTLVDRTDGIRAIKDNRNQIVFTAITICMVAILFAIFISGVVVQKIRKIIRSAEDVGQGNLHVHFDDGGNDEFGNLTVALNQMVSGLKEREKMRGVLGSMVDPVVVGEALKDLEKLKQGSEKVITAFFSDIAGFSTISEKLNSKELADLLNEYLSAMTLILKQHDGVLDKYIGDAIVGIFNAPLDVENHCLKAVSASVEMRDKLEGLKKEWIQNNAYIPEAHDMKFRIGLNMGYAKVGFMGTDALASYTMMGDTVNLAARLEAAGKDYGVCILVSEFVHDEIKDHFFTRKLDTVRVKGKSKPVTLYEVRCKKGEETEEDKKFVNAYETALFSYFNRKFPEAKRQFETLYQSSQDEACKLLLERCQYYIETPPELDWDGSFTRTKK
- a CDS encoding peroxiredoxin: MALRLGDEAPNFQAETSEGKIDFHEYLGQSWGILFSHPKDYTPVCTTELGYVAKIKPEFEKRNVKVIALSVDPVDSHKGWISDINETQNTKVNYPIIADADKKVSNLYDMIHPNASETTTVRSVFVVGPDKKVKLTLTYPASTGRNFDELLRVIDSLQLTSQFSVATPANWKDGEDTIIVPSVSDEDAKKKFPKGFRTIKPYLRYTPQPNK